The following proteins come from a genomic window of Salinicoccus sp. RF5:
- a CDS encoding flavin reductase family protein, with amino-acid sequence MLDFTPQQLNEKEQKKFLIGSVIPRPIALVSTMSREGIVNIGPFSYFNIVTYRPPILSIAVQRAAGEPKDTARNILNTKEAVVHVVDQDNVEAANETAAQLGPEESELDVSAFTTAVSKTVSPPGLNEAKVRMETELYDSMVIYDDDSHATTDLLLLKVVHFHIDDDIYHHGYVDPVKLGAVSRLAGHDYAEIGRMFTVQRPE; translated from the coding sequence ATGCTTGATTTCACGCCGCAGCAGCTCAATGAAAAGGAACAGAAGAAATTCCTGATCGGCTCGGTCATTCCTAGGCCGATTGCTCTGGTTTCCACCATGTCGCGAGAGGGAATTGTGAATATCGGACCGTTCAGCTACTTCAATATTGTCACTTACCGTCCACCTATACTGTCAATTGCAGTTCAGCGGGCGGCTGGCGAACCTAAAGATACGGCGCGGAATATATTGAATACGAAAGAAGCGGTTGTGCACGTTGTTGACCAGGACAATGTGGAGGCTGCGAATGAAACAGCAGCCCAACTCGGTCCAGAAGAGAGTGAGTTGGATGTATCCGCATTTACGACGGCAGTCTCGAAAACTGTCAGTCCGCCTGGGCTGAATGAAGCCAAAGTCCGCATGGAAACAGAACTGTATGATTCAATGGTCATATACGATGATGACAGCCATGCGACGACGGATCTACTGCTGCTCAAAGTCGTTCATTTCCATATTGATGATGATATCTATCATCATGGATATGTCGATCCGGTCAAGTTGGGAGCAGTCAGTCGTCTGGCAGGACATGACTATGCAGAGATAGGCAGGATGTTTACTGTCCAGCGACCAGAATAG
- a CDS encoding PLDc N-terminal domain-containing protein gives MNMDVQEYLPFLIPLLLLQLVLMVTALVMIIRQEHFKYLNKVVWIIIVLLLNIIGPILYFVLERR, from the coding sequence ATGAATATGGATGTACAGGAATATCTGCCGTTTTTGATACCGTTGCTTCTGCTGCAGCTGGTACTGATGGTGACTGCGCTGGTGATGATCATCAGGCAGGAGCATTTCAAGTATCTGAATAAGGTGGTCTGGATCATCATTGTGCTCCTACTGAACATCATCGGGCCGATCCTATACTTCGTACTGGAGCGCAGATGA
- a CDS encoding 2,3-butanediol dehydrogenase gives MRAAVFHDAKDIRVEDVETPEVSEGKVKVKVAWAGICGSDLHEYNAGPIFIPSGEESPMTGRKAPLTMGHEFSGTVEEVGAGVEGLKAGDKVTINPLITQEVHDEPLVDMYKGFTFVGLGSDGGFADYVVVDRKNIVKLEDDTSLELGALVEPTAVALQAIRESEMQFSDSVAVFGAGPIGLLTIIAARAAGAKDIFAFDLSDARLKKAKEVGATHAVNSGNEDPIAYIQKYYPDGVDRTFEVAGVGVTVDQSIQATRARGMVTIVSIFEKPIEFNPMSLTASGVRIASTLAYEPDIFEATVKMMESGQIDPFPVITDHIELNEIVYKGFEALLNDKSQSKILVKLSGDK, from the coding sequence ATGCGTGCAGCAGTATTTCACGATGCAAAGGATATTCGTGTAGAAGACGTTGAAACACCGGAAGTCAGTGAAGGTAAAGTGAAGGTCAAGGTCGCTTGGGCTGGCATCTGCGGCAGTGATCTCCACGAGTACAACGCAGGTCCGATTTTCATTCCAAGCGGAGAGGAATCTCCGATGACGGGCAGAAAAGCGCCGCTGACCATGGGCCATGAGTTTTCAGGTACGGTGGAGGAAGTGGGTGCGGGTGTCGAAGGACTCAAGGCTGGAGACAAAGTGACGATCAACCCGCTCATCACCCAGGAAGTGCACGACGAACCACTCGTCGACATGTATAAGGGATTCACTTTCGTGGGCCTCGGCAGTGACGGCGGTTTTGCCGACTATGTTGTCGTGGACAGGAAGAATATAGTGAAACTCGAAGATGATACTTCCCTTGAACTCGGCGCACTTGTCGAACCGACAGCCGTTGCCCTTCAGGCAATCCGGGAATCCGAAATGCAGTTCAGCGACTCCGTTGCGGTATTCGGGGCGGGGCCGATTGGTCTCTTGACCATCATTGCCGCGCGGGCTGCAGGTGCAAAGGACATCTTTGCATTCGACCTCAGCGATGCTCGACTTAAGAAGGCGAAGGAAGTCGGCGCGACACACGCGGTCAATTCAGGCAACGAAGATCCGATTGCATATATCCAAAAATACTACCCTGACGGTGTCGACCGGACATTCGAAGTCGCAGGTGTCGGCGTGACGGTCGACCAGTCCATCCAGGCGACACGGGCGCGCGGTATGGTCACAATCGTCTCCATCTTCGAAAAACCGATTGAATTCAACCCGATGTCCCTCACCGCAAGCGGGGTGCGTATCGCATCCACCCTGGCCTACGAGCCGGACATCTTTGAAGCTACCGTCAAGATGATGGAGAGTGGACAGATCGACCCATTCCCGGTCATCACCGACCATATCGAATTGAACGAGATCGTCTATAAGGGATTTGAAGCCCTGCTGAATGACAAGAGCCAGTCCAAGATCCTTGTGAAACTCAGCGGTGACAAATAA
- the wrbA gene encoding NAD(P)H:quinone oxidoreductase type IV, with product MSNVKVAVVFYSMGGTNYQMAKWAQEGAEATGAEVKLLKVEELAPQSAIDGNEAWKATVEATADVPVATSEDVEWADALIFSAPTRFGNVPSQMKQFLDMQGGIWANGKTINKVVSAMTSAQNPHGGQEATLLSLYTTMMHWGAIIASPGYTDPVLFGAGGNPYGTSVSVDQDGNMVEDVEAAVKHQAARTASVAEWVRNGNQ from the coding sequence ATGTCGAATGTAAAAGTAGCAGTGGTATTCTACAGTATGGGTGGCACGAACTATCAGATGGCCAAATGGGCGCAGGAAGGTGCAGAAGCAACCGGAGCCGAAGTGAAACTGCTCAAGGTCGAGGAACTTGCACCGCAGTCTGCCATCGACGGCAATGAGGCATGGAAAGCGACTGTCGAAGCGACGGCAGATGTTCCGGTTGCGACTTCAGAAGATGTCGAGTGGGCGGATGCACTCATCTTCAGTGCACCGACACGTTTCGGCAACGTCCCTTCCCAGATGAAGCAGTTCCTGGATATGCAGGGAGGCATCTGGGCAAACGGCAAGACGATCAATAAGGTCGTCAGTGCGATGACTTCTGCACAGAATCCGCATGGAGGGCAGGAAGCGACCCTGCTGTCGCTATATACTACAATGATGCATTGGGGTGCCATCATCGCATCTCCAGGATATACTGATCCCGTGCTTTTCGGTGCAGGGGGTAATCCTTACGGTACAAGTGTTTCCGTCGACCAGGACGGAAACATGGTTGAAGACGTCGAGGCGGCAGTCAAGCATCAGGCAGCACGTACTGCATCCGTTGCAGAGTGGGTCAGGAACGGAAACCAATAA
- a CDS encoding ABC transporter ATP-binding protein → MGILKIEGLKKAFNDKTVIEDLNLEVAENEIYGFIGSNGAGKTTTMKMVLGLLKSDDGEIYVCGERVRFGDTPTNRHVGYLPDVPEFYTYMNAEEYLKLCADITRMGKAEQRERIDELLKLVGLRGEKKRIRGYSRGMKQRLGIAQALIHRPKLLICDEPTSALDPKGRMEILKILKEITKETTVIFSTHILTDVERISDRVGILYEGKIVKEIDLSKESLGEKGIVIELEQESYDKISPVLDLIHIGGGSYVIEDHSLQEIYGVLHAHGVYPEKIVKERKSLEDVYLEVTT, encoded by the coding sequence ATGGGAATATTGAAGATTGAAGGGCTGAAGAAGGCATTCAACGATAAGACGGTGATAGAGGATCTGAACCTTGAAGTTGCAGAAAATGAAATCTATGGATTCATCGGCAGCAACGGTGCCGGCAAGACGACTACGATGAAGATGGTGCTGGGGCTGTTGAAGTCGGACGATGGAGAAATATATGTCTGCGGTGAAAGGGTCCGGTTCGGGGATACGCCGACGAACCGCCATGTCGGCTATCTGCCGGATGTGCCGGAATTCTATACCTATATGAATGCAGAGGAATATTTGAAGCTGTGTGCCGACATCACCCGGATGGGGAAGGCGGAGCAACGTGAACGGATCGATGAACTCCTCAAGCTGGTCGGGCTCCGCGGAGAGAAAAAGCGTATCAGGGGCTATTCCCGTGGGATGAAACAACGGCTCGGCATTGCACAGGCGCTGATCCACCGGCCGAAGCTCCTGATCTGCGATGAACCGACGAGTGCCCTCGATCCGAAGGGACGGATGGAGATACTGAAGATATTGAAGGAGATTACAAAAGAGACGACGGTCATTTTCTCCACGCATATTCTGACCGACGTCGAGCGTATTTCCGACAGGGTGGGGATCCTGTATGAGGGGAAGATCGTGAAGGAGATTGACCTTTCCAAGGAATCCCTCGGCGAAAAGGGGATTGTCATCGAACTTGAGCAGGAATCCTATGACAAAATCTCGCCAGTGCTTGATCTGATTCATATCGGCGGGGGGTCATATGTCATAGAGGACCATTCCCTGCAGGAAATCTATGGTGTGCTGCATGCGCATGGAGTATATCCGGAAAAGATCGTGAAAGAACGGAAATCCCTTGAGGATGTGTACCTGGAGGTGACCACATGA
- a CDS encoding alpha/beta hydrolase: MKHIYNENKKGAPVFVLLHGTGGTEHDLLPLAGMLNPEYNVLSVRGNVSENGMNRYFKRHGEGQYDVEDLNFRGKELHDFIVEASEDYGFDVRDVIFVGFSNGSNIAINMMLREDTDYRKAILFAPLYPVTVDHDKDLSGAEVFLSMGRNDPMAPEEESRRVIELFESRGADVTTTWVNGHSLPQEAAMKAKEWLEG, translated from the coding sequence ATGAAACATATATACAATGAAAATAAAAAAGGTGCACCGGTATTCGTACTGTTGCATGGCACCGGCGGTACGGAGCATGACCTCCTGCCGCTTGCAGGGATGCTCAACCCGGAGTATAACGTGCTCAGTGTGAGGGGTAATGTTTCCGAAAATGGCATGAACCGTTACTTCAAGCGGCACGGGGAAGGGCAGTATGATGTGGAAGACCTCAATTTCCGCGGCAAGGAGCTGCATGACTTCATCGTTGAAGCATCAGAAGACTATGGATTCGATGTCCGTGACGTCATCTTCGTCGGATTCTCCAACGGTTCGAACATCGCCATCAACATGATGCTGAGGGAAGATACCGACTACAGGAAGGCGATTCTTTTTGCGCCGCTCTATCCTGTTACAGTCGATCATGATAAGGACCTCAGCGGTGCGGAAGTATTCCTCTCCATGGGCAGGAATGACCCGATGGCACCAGAGGAGGAGAGCAGGCGCGTCATCGAGCTGTTCGAATCACGCGGAGCCGATGTGACCACCACCTGGGTCAATGGACACAGTCTGCCTCAGGAAGCTGCGATGAAGGCGAAAGAGTGGTTGGAAGGATAG